In Dasania marina DSM 21967, one genomic interval encodes:
- a CDS encoding TonB-dependent receptor, with translation MTVRSIKNTRMTDLNVLVMKPIAAAVGAVLLMAATPTIAEEDSQNWQLEEMMVTARKRSESLQDAPIAISAYSSEGLSDRGITQLNDLQNVAPNLTFQNNPSFGGASSAAAIYIRGIGQKDFVPTVDPGVGIYLDGIYVARSVGAIFDLVEIEQVEILRGPQGTLFGRNTIGGAMSITSKKPEEMFKGNVQMTLGSDSRADVKSMVNVPFTDDFMGRFSLAKLTRDGYVERSFDGLDLGNDDTLTGRAAFRWIASDTIDVDMSVGFTEDDENGPAIELLGINYAGPIDPDTPPLATIHNVGANLAAGGPPAPCIIPGVTDTTNLAVPGCYDNRYVTNDGVNHGTSESFSKTDLLTTDVTVTWQVNENLTFKSLTGYRDLDSSFGRDGDGSPHRVSEFLDELDQQQFTQEFQLLGASEDQRLNWILGLYYFEEDGNNINTLDFSVSNFVSGGQFDNESKAVFAQAGYDVADNITVTLGLRYTDESKTFLPDQFILENYFAGSGHPSLDAPFMQAGSRVLPKLAKEISIEETTPMLNVRWQARENVMLYASYSEGFKSGGFSQRVFPPQVAGATAPAGTADIDLIPSFEPEFVESTEIGLKYTSEDGQLRINAAVFDTSYDDFQIQVFTSVAPVTKNAASVGIRGGELEVTWAPAEGWMLETSVGITDAKYKSLSSADTLISKSNDLERVPDTTLSAAISKVTFLNNGSAVTARLDWSYRADQEMDTFNSPEIRQDSYSLLNANIRWISADEQYEVTLGGTNLADEKYLVSGIVGDAFQSYEGVYARGSEWYLKMLYNF, from the coding sequence ATGACTGTTCGCTCTATAAAAAATACGCGTATGACTGACTTAAATGTATTGGTAATGAAGCCCATAGCCGCTGCTGTTGGTGCTGTGCTACTGATGGCGGCTACGCCGACCATTGCTGAAGAGGATAGCCAAAACTGGCAACTTGAAGAAATGATGGTGACAGCAAGAAAGCGCTCGGAGAGTCTGCAGGATGCGCCGATTGCCATATCCGCATATTCAAGCGAGGGTTTATCCGATCGTGGTATTACCCAGCTGAATGATCTTCAAAATGTTGCTCCTAACCTTACGTTTCAAAATAATCCCAGTTTCGGCGGTGCCAGTTCGGCAGCGGCTATTTATATTCGTGGTATTGGTCAAAAGGATTTTGTTCCGACAGTAGATCCGGGTGTGGGTATTTACCTCGATGGAATTTATGTAGCGCGTTCAGTTGGTGCGATATTTGATTTAGTAGAAATTGAACAGGTAGAAATATTGCGTGGCCCTCAGGGGACCTTGTTTGGGCGTAATACAATCGGTGGTGCGATGAGCATCACTAGTAAGAAACCTGAAGAGATGTTTAAGGGTAATGTACAGATGACCTTAGGGTCCGATAGTCGGGCTGATGTAAAGTCGATGGTCAATGTGCCTTTTACTGATGATTTTATGGGCCGCTTTTCTTTGGCGAAGTTAACCCGCGATGGTTATGTTGAGCGATCTTTTGATGGTTTGGATCTGGGTAATGATGACACTTTGACAGGCCGGGCTGCTTTTCGTTGGATAGCCTCTGATACCATTGATGTTGATATGTCTGTCGGGTTTACTGAAGATGATGAAAACGGGCCTGCGATAGAGTTATTAGGCATAAATTATGCGGGACCAATTGATCCCGACACGCCACCGTTGGCAACTATTCATAATGTTGGCGCTAACCTCGCCGCTGGAGGCCCGCCCGCGCCCTGTATTATTCCAGGTGTGACCGACACAACAAATTTGGCGGTGCCAGGTTGTTACGATAATCGCTATGTCACCAATGATGGTGTTAATCATGGCACCTCAGAGTCATTTTCAAAAACAGATTTATTAACAACAGACGTAACAGTTACTTGGCAGGTGAACGAAAACCTGACCTTCAAATCTTTAACGGGTTACCGTGATTTGGACAGTTCTTTTGGTCGTGATGGAGATGGTTCCCCGCACAGGGTGTCGGAATTTTTGGATGAATTAGACCAGCAGCAGTTCACGCAGGAATTTCAGTTGTTGGGCGCCTCTGAAGATCAGCGTTTAAACTGGATTTTGGGCCTCTATTACTTTGAGGAGGATGGTAACAATATCAATACGCTTGATTTCAGCGTTTCCAATTTTGTCAGTGGTGGTCAGTTCGATAATGAAAGTAAAGCAGTTTTTGCTCAGGCCGGCTATGACGTTGCGGATAATATTACAGTCACCTTAGGTCTACGTTACACGGACGAAAGTAAAACGTTTTTGCCTGATCAATTTATCCTAGAAAATTACTTCGCCGGTTCCGGGCATCCTTCGCTTGATGCGCCCTTTATGCAAGCTGGAAGTCGTGTACTACCTAAACTGGCAAAGGAAATATCGATTGAGGAAACGACACCCATGCTGAATGTACGTTGGCAGGCGAGAGAAAACGTTATGCTCTACGCTTCTTATTCAGAGGGCTTTAAAAGCGGTGGTTTTAGTCAGCGTGTATTTCCACCACAAGTTGCGGGTGCCACTGCTCCAGCTGGTACGGCAGATATTGACCTGATTCCTTCTTTTGAACCAGAGTTTGTAGAATCCACTGAAATTGGTCTTAAATATACCAGTGAAGATGGGCAACTACGGATTAACGCAGCGGTTTTTGATACGAGCTATGACGACTTTCAGATTCAGGTCTTTACCAGTGTTGCCCCGGTCACCAAAAATGCGGCGTCAGTGGGTATTCGAGGCGGTGAGCTTGAGGTTACCTGGGCACCTGCCGAAGGCTGGATGCTCGAAACGTCAGTTGGTATAACCGATGCAAAGTATAAATCGTTGAGTAGTGCTGATACGTTGATCAGTAAAAGTAATGATTTGGAACGCGTACCCGATACGACATTGAGTGCCGCGATTTCCAAAGTAACATTCTTAAATAACGGTTCAGCGGTAACGGCTCGTCTTGATTGGTCATATCGTGCTGATCAGGAGATGGATACGTTTAATAGTCCTGAAATCCGCCAAGATAGTTATTCTTTATTGAATGCCAATATTCGTTGGATTTCTGCCGATGAACAATACGAAGTAACTTTGGGCGGAACTAACTTAGCGGATGAAAAATATTTGGTTTCGGGGATAGTGGGTGATGCGTTTCAATCTTATGAAGGTGTATACGCTCGGGGTTCTGAGTGGTACTTGAAAATGCTTTATAACTTCTAA